The following nucleotide sequence is from Gymnodinialimonas sp. 202GB13-11.
CCGCAAAGGCGGTGGTTGTGGTCATGACGTAATGGTTCTCCGCCAGACAGGCGGTGGTGCCGTCGTCCATCACATGCCCGTCTTCACGCAGCATGAGGCCGTAGCGGACGCGCCCCGGCTTCAGGGTCGAGAAGGTGTTCGTATATAAGAAGTCGAGGAACTTGCCCGCGTCAGGCCCCATGATCTCGATCTTGCCGAGGGTGGAGACATCGACCACGCCTACGGCATTGCGGACCATGTTGACTTCGCGGTCGCAGGATTGCCGCCAATGCGTCTCCCCCGGCAGCGGCACATAGGAGGGGCGATACCAGAGGCCCGCTTCAATCATCGGCGCGCCGCGGGATGTAACGGCCTTGTGGGACGTCGTGAAGCGTTCAGGGGCAAAGCCTTTGCCCTGTGCGCCTGCGCCCATTGTGGCGAGGGCCACGGGCGTGAAGGGGGGGCGGTAGGTGGTGGTGCCGGTTTCCGGTATGCCGCGACCGGTGGCGTCGGCCAGCACGGCCAGTGCGCCGATGTTGCTGGACTTGCCCTGATCCGGGGCCATGCCCTGCGTGGTGTAGCGCTTCATGTGCTCGACCGACTGGAAACCCTCAGCCGCCGATTGCTTGACGTCCTTCGTGGTCACATCATTGGCGAAGTCGAGCCACGCGCGGCCTTTGCCTTCGACCGCCCAGAGGGTGGTTTGACCACCGGTCTGATCCTCGGCCACGGGCAGGTCGGGCTTGCGCAGGCGTTTGCCGAGCGCCTTTAGCGCACGCTCAGCGGCGGAGATGCCGTCTTGCAGACAGCCCGAGGTGTCGTAGGTGCCTTGGCAGGCACCGGCGGTGTGCAGGCCCTTGATTGCGCCATCGACCGGGACGAAAGCCGCAATCTCGGGGTTCCAGACGGGGCGCGCGCCTTGGTGGCAGGTCAGGTGGAGCGTGGGGTTCCAGCCGCCGGAGACGCCGAGGCAATCGGCCTCCACCCGGAATTCATTGTTGCCGTGGCGCACTTTTATTTCGCGCAGGCCCTGCCGCCCCTTGGAGCCGATGACCTGCGCGCCGCGATGGAGACGGTAGTCGCCGATCGCTTCTGCATCCTCGCGCGGGTCGATGACGGCGGCGACGTCGACGCCGGCCTCCAATAAGTCCAGCGCGGTGCGGTGGGCATCATCGTTGGTGGCGAAAAGCGCGACCTTCTCGCCCGGTGTGACGCCGTAGCGGTTCACGTAGGTCCGGATGGCCGACGCCATCATGATGCCGGGGCGATCGTTGTCGGGGAAGGCGATGGGCCGTTCCAACGCGCCTGCGGCCAGCACGGCTTGACCGGCGCGGATACGCCAGAAGCACTCTCGGGGCAGGGCGGGATTGTGGGGCAGGTGGCTGCTGACACGCTCGACCGCGCCGAAGGTCAGACCGTCATAGACGCCGGTTGCGGTGGTGCGGGTCATGATGCGCACGCGGCCCGTGTCGCGCAGGGCGGTTTCGGTTTCCTCGACCCAGGTGTCGGCAGGCAGGCCGTCGATCATCTCGCCATCTGACAAGAGCCGACCGCCAAGCGTGGTGGATTCCTCTACAAGAATAACCTCCGCGCCGGAGCGGGCGGCCGTGAGCGCGGCCATGAGGCCGGTCGGCCCGCCTCCGATGACCAGTACATCGCAGAAGGCAAAGGCGCGTTCGTTTTCCTCCGGGCTGGCCTCGCGCGTCATCCGGCCCAGACCGGCGGCGCGGCGGATTGTGGGCTCGTAGACCTTTTCCCAAAAGGCGCGGGGCCACATGAAGGTTTTGTAGTAGAAGCCCGCGCCGAGCCATGGCGACAGCAGATCATTGACGCTGAGCAGATCCTTGTCGAGCGGGCCGATGTGGTTCTGGCTGCGCGTCTCCAACCCGGCGTACACCTCCTGCACCGTAGCGCGGACGTTGGGCAGCATCGCATTGCCCGCACCGACCTGGATGAGGGCGTTGGGCTCTTCCGAGCCTGCGGTCATCACACCACGGGGGCGGTGATATTTGAACGAGCGGCCCATCAGCTTCACGCCATTGGCCATCAGGGCGGAGGCAACGGTGTCGCCCTTGAAGCCACTATACGGCGTGCCGTTGAAGTGGAACCGAACGGGCGTGTCGCGGTCGATCAGACCCTTGCCATCGAGCCTCATGCCTTCGCCTCCGATGCCAGCCGCGCGCCGTAGACCTCGTGGGTTGCTGTGTTGCGCTCCACCACAAGCCATGCGCCGCACCCGCCGCCATGATGCCAGAGTTCCTCCGTCCGACCAGCCGGGTTTTCGCGCAGGTGGATGAAGGCGTTCCATTCATCGGACCAAACCTCGCCCGCTGGGCGCTCTAGGCCGACAGCATGACCGCGGATGCTGAATTCGCGCTGGTCGCGATCTCCGCAAAGGGGGCAGGGGATGTGCATCAGTTGGCCTCACAGGCGGAAGGATGGGCGCGGTAGAGGAGGTAACGGGTGGCTTCACCTCGGATTTCAGCCAGCGATGTGGATTGATTGATCTCCCCCCCGCAGCCTTCGAGGGCAACGCGCACATACTCGGTTTCGATCAGGAGGCTCTCGCCGTCATAACGGACCACGTCGAAACTGCCGCCATCGCATTCCACGCCGAATTGCAGCGGTCCTGCAAAATTTCCGCCGATCTCCGTCATACGCAGGCCTGCGAACCCGCCGGTCAAAGCGCGGCCCTGACTGGCCATATCCGCGATGATCACGACTTCGGTGATCCTTGAAGTGGCGTGTGGTTCGGGGTCGAAATTCAAGGCGAGGCGTTCGACAAACTGGTTGGGATGCGCCGCCAGATGGGCCGCGTCATATTCGCGGACGAAGCAGCCTTCTGGCACTGTCTGTGCTGCCGCAGGTCCTAGGGAAAGGCCGCAAACCAACGACATAATCAAAGTGTTAGTGAAGGTTGTGCTGCGCACCGGTCGCCTCCTCATCCAGAATGCCTTGGCCGGTGTTGAAACGATCCAATCGGAACTTTTCGGCGACTTCGTGTGGTCGGTCGGTGGCCAGAAGATGCGCAAAGCAATGGCCAGAGGCGGGCACGGCCTTGAACCCGCCATAGCACCAGCCACAATTGACGTAGAGCCCCTCGATATGCGTCCTGTCGATGATCGGCGAGCCATCTGGAGACATGTCCATGATCCCGCCCCAGGACCGCAGCATCTTCGACTTCCCGATCATGGGCATAAGGGTCATTCCGGCCTCGACCACGTGTTCGGCCATGGGCAGGTTGCCCCGTGCTGCATAGCTTGAGTAGAAATCCAGATCACCGCCAAAGACCAGCCCGCCCTTGTCGGATTGGCTGATGTAGAAATGGCCCATGCCGTAGGTGATGACATGGTCAATCACCGGCTTCAGCCCCTCGGTCACGAAGGCTTGCAGGACGTGGCTTTCGATGGGCAGGCGCATCCCTGCCATGGCCGCCACCTGGCTAGAGCGGCCCGCGACGACGATGCCGACCTTTTTGGCCCGGATCGCCCCGCGTGAGGTTTGCACGCCTTTGACCACGCCATTTTCAATGTCGATGCCAGTGACTTCGCAATTCTGGATCAGATCGACGCCACGGCTATCGGCGCCGCGCGCGTAGCCCCAGGCGACCGCGTCGTGCCGGGCCGAGCCGCCGCGCGGATGATAGAGGCCGCCGTAGATTGGAAAGCGGGTTTGTTCGAAATCGAGATAGGGCAGTTTTTCTCGTACACCTTCGCGATCGAGCAGAATCGCATCGTCATCGCCCTGCGCATGCATGGCGTTGCCGCGCCGCACGAAAGCGTCACGCTGCCCGTCGGAATGGAACAGATTAATGATGCCGCGCTGGCTGTGCATCACGTTGTAATTGAGTGCGGGTTCCAAACCTTCCCACAGTTTCAGCGAATGGCTGTAGAACTGCGAGTTGCCATCGAGCATGTAATTGGCGCGCACAATCGTGGTGTTGCGCCCAACATTGCCGCCGCCCAGATGGCCCTTTTCGAGCACGGCGACATCGGTCAGCCCATGCTCGGACGCAAGGTAATGGGCAGTCGATAGGCCGTGACCACCGCCGCCAATGATAATGATATCGTAATCTGGCTTGGGATCCGGGTTACGCCAGGCGGGTTTCCAGCCCTTGTTGCCGGTCAAACCCTGCCACAGCACGTTCAGGCCGGAATAACGCATGCTCGCCCCTTAACTCATTGCGGCATTGCGCCGACATCCGAGTTCGGACCTTAGCGGGGCTATGGGACGGGCGAAAGACTTGCCTGCGACACACGCCGGTCAGGGACCGACGCAGTCTTTAGGCGCACTGATCGCCGCCATAGGGGATGCGGCCTGCATAGCGGGGGCGGGTGACCGTGAAATTCTCAAAATCGAGGTCATTGACGCCCATGTTGAAGGCCGGATCATAGTTCACGAAGCTTTCAAGGATCACGAAGCGTTCGCCGATGGCGACTTCAGGAAGGCGGTCTGCGTAGGAGTCGAGGCTGGCGCCACAAAGCTGTGCAAGGGTGCCGGTGGCGTGGCTCCAAACCGTGGTGAACGAGCCGTCATTGGCGCGGTGCACCTCGGTTGCGCGCATCTGCACCCCGTCATGATCGCGGATCATCGCGGCAAGCATGTTGGCGTAACCGTCCATCGACGATTCCGGGATCTCAAACTCCTGACGCGAGATCAGGTCGGCGATGGTGTAGGTCGCTTTGATCGAGGTATTGTAGACACGGTAGGCGTCGAAGAACGAAAACGTGCCGACCCACGCCCAAACGAGGATTGGGAAAATGATCACGCTTTCAAAGGCCACTGCGGCCTTTTCGTTCCGTAGAAAGTTGGTGAGAAGTCGGTTCATCTGATCTGCTCCTCAGCTCGGCTCGTTGACGAAGATGCTGCTTGCCATCATGTGCATGCCGCCGGATTCGTCCGTTGCAAGGTTCAGGCCAAAGCCCGAGAAAGGCAGGATGCGATCCACCACCAGGCAGGTGCGGATCAGAACAAATTCGTTGTTGCCGCCCTGATTGAATTCGTTGTCGGGCGTAATCACGATGTCATTTCCGCGCCCTGCACAGATCTGGTCATTCGACGGCATGGTGAATGTGTCGTCGATCACCTGCAGGTCGATGGTCAGAAGCGTTTCGCAGTTCGGCAGCAGGCTGGTATTGGCGCACATCGTGTCGCGCACTGCATCCGCGTCGGTCACAACGCCCTGCGCCAGACGCAGAACGCGCACGGACATATCCAGCGTACGCTCCAGCATGATCTGCCGGGTCAGGATGGCCGCCGTCTCAAACGCGGCCATGAACAGGAGCATCATCAGCGGGAACATGATGACCATCTCAAGGGTGGCCGTTCCGCCCTCATCCCGCCAGAAGCGTTTTACGTGCAGAGGCATTTTCATGGATGGCTCCGTCACTGGATCAGGCGAAGCTGGTTGATCGAGCGGGCGATGTTTTCAAACGCTTCGCTGATTTCCAGACCTTCGACGTTGTAATAGGTCGCGTCCGTCGTGGCGCAGTAGCGCATCACGGACTGACCGCCGCTTGGAGCCTCGAACGCAATGGCGTAGACGATGATCCCGGCCGCATTTGCCGCGTCACAGATGGCGCGTAGGTTGCGGTCGGCCTCGTTTCTGCCGGCATAAAGGTAGCTTGCGTTGTCATCGACGAGGTTGAAGAAATCCCACTGGCCCGAGGCGTTGGCGGGTTGCCAGAACCATTCGTGCGCGATGCTGTCGGCGGTGATCTGGCCGAACAGGGCTGACCAGGTCATCAACGCCCCATCGGCGTTGCCGTTGCCATCCGCGTCTCGGTTGGCGGTTGGG
It contains:
- a CDS encoding sarcosine oxidase subunit beta family protein, whose product is MRYSGLNVLWQGLTGNKGWKPAWRNPDPKPDYDIIIIGGGGHGLSTAHYLASEHGLTDVAVLEKGHLGGGNVGRNTTIVRANYMLDGNSQFYSHSLKLWEGLEPALNYNVMHSQRGIINLFHSDGQRDAFVRRGNAMHAQGDDDAILLDREGVREKLPYLDFEQTRFPIYGGLYHPRGGSARHDAVAWGYARGADSRGVDLIQNCEVTGIDIENGVVKGVQTSRGAIRAKKVGIVVAGRSSQVAAMAGMRLPIESHVLQAFVTEGLKPVIDHVITYGMGHFYISQSDKGGLVFGGDLDFYSSYAARGNLPMAEHVVEAGMTLMPMIGKSKMLRSWGGIMDMSPDGSPIIDRTHIEGLYVNCGWCYGGFKAVPASGHCFAHLLATDRPHEVAEKFRLDRFNTGQGILDEEATGAQHNLH
- a CDS encoding TadE/TadG family type IV pilus assembly protein, producing MNRLLTNFLRNEKAAVAFESVIIFPILVWAWVGTFSFFDAYRVYNTSIKATYTIADLISRQEFEIPESSMDGYANMLAAMIRDHDGVQMRATEVHRANDGSFTTVWSHATGTLAQLCGASLDSYADRLPEVAIGERFVILESFVNYDPAFNMGVNDLDFENFTVTRPRYAGRIPYGGDQCA
- a CDS encoding sarcosine oxidase subunit alpha family protein, translating into MRLDGKGLIDRDTPVRFHFNGTPYSGFKGDTVASALMANGVKLMGRSFKYHRPRGVMTAGSEEPNALIQVGAGNAMLPNVRATVQEVYAGLETRSQNHIGPLDKDLLSVNDLLSPWLGAGFYYKTFMWPRAFWEKVYEPTIRRAAGLGRMTREASPEENERAFAFCDVLVIGGGPTGLMAALTAARSGAEVILVEESTTLGGRLLSDGEMIDGLPADTWVEETETALRDTGRVRIMTRTTATGVYDGLTFGAVERVSSHLPHNPALPRECFWRIRAGQAVLAAGALERPIAFPDNDRPGIMMASAIRTYVNRYGVTPGEKVALFATNDDAHRTALDLLEAGVDVAAVIDPREDAEAIGDYRLHRGAQVIGSKGRQGLREIKVRHGNNEFRVEADCLGVSGGWNPTLHLTCHQGARPVWNPEIAAFVPVDGAIKGLHTAGACQGTYDTSGCLQDGISAAERALKALGKRLRKPDLPVAEDQTGGQTTLWAVEGKGRAWLDFANDVTTKDVKQSAAEGFQSVEHMKRYTTQGMAPDQGKSSNIGALAVLADATGRGIPETGTTTYRPPFTPVALATMGAGAQGKGFAPERFTTSHKAVTSRGAPMIEAGLWYRPSYVPLPGETHWRQSCDREVNMVRNAVGVVDVSTLGKIEIMGPDAGKFLDFLYTNTFSTLKPGRVRYGLMLREDGHVMDDGTTACLAENHYVMTTTTAFAGPVMTHMEFVAQGLRPDLDVRFTSVTEQWAQFSVAGPHARDLLNGILDDPIDDATFPFMQCGPARIHGIEGRLFRISFSGEHAYEVAVPAAYGDALYRDLVARAEALGGGAYGMEALNVLRLEKGFITHSEIHGRVTAFDIGMQGMMSKKKDFIGKAAATRPGLLDDNREQLVGLKPVGAVKELTAGAHLFDSDADTTRVNDQGYVTSVGFSPTLGHFIALGFLKSGRERIGHHIKMVDTLRGITAEVEICDPVFFDKDGGRARG
- a CDS encoding TadE/TadG family type IV pilus assembly protein; amino-acid sequence: MKMPLHVKRFWRDEGGTATLEMVIMFPLMMLLFMAAFETAAILTRQIMLERTLDMSVRVLRLAQGVVTDADAVRDTMCANTSLLPNCETLLTIDLQVIDDTFTMPSNDQICAGRGNDIVITPDNEFNQGGNNEFVLIRTCLVVDRILPFSGFGLNLATDESGGMHMMASSIFVNEPS
- a CDS encoding sarcosine oxidase subunit delta, with amino-acid sequence MHIPCPLCGDRDQREFSIRGHAVGLERPAGEVWSDEWNAFIHLRENPAGRTEELWHHGGGCGAWLVVERNTATHEVYGARLASEAKA